GGAGTGGCTCAATAATGTAATATCATTGTAAAGGATGATTTCTTTAATGAGATCATTATGTTCACCAACTTCATTCATACATGATAAAGGTAATGTAAGTGTTATAATCGTCATGAAAAAATTAAACAGTATATATGTGCTCATGAAAACCTTTTGTTTATTACAATATCGTGAACAGTTTTTAGAAAAAATTAATTGATATTTTTTTGATCGCATTTTATACAAGACTTCCGTAAAATTACGATAAATATGATTTAATCGATTTATTGGTAAAATAAGTTATCGTAAGAATTACTTTTTTAGTTGGCTTATAAAAAAAATTGAGCCCTTCTAGTTAAATATTAAAAAAAAGATAGCTCAATGATCGGAAAATTCGAACACAAATTAATCTACCTTATTTCATTACTTTTGTCCAATCAGGACTTACGTATCTCAAGTTAATATTTTTGCATTACATCGATAACTTTTCTATAAAAAGATTTTTAAATTACATTAAAATATATAAATTTAATTGATTTTTGTTATTCTTTGATTTCAGGTGTTATGTTATTTTGTTGTATTTTTAATATTTTTATTATGTATTCAAGATTACTACGTTCCTGATTCATTTTTGTTCTATATGCTGATGTGAGTTTATGATTATTATAATTAGCTATTGTACTTAAAACAAGCGATAGGACTACAGCTGATTGAGCTGAAAATGGCATATTATTAATATAAGCAAATATACAGAGGCCTTCAACATATGTTAAAACTCCTGTTAACATTCCTTGTATAAAATTTTCTAAACCTCTTTCATTACTTTTAAACAAAAGAGGTACAAAAATAAGTGGTAAATAAAATATACTATTACATTGTGTATAAAGATCAGTGTAGTTTAATTTTATAAGATTATTTGTATTGTTTTCTAAGGCTTGTGTTATGTTTGCCGAGGTACACGATTTAAAAAGAGGCGTAATATCTTTAATAATAGAACGATGTGAGTCAGCATAGCTTTTCTGTAGTTCACTAATTTTTTTATTATAAGCTTCTAATATTTTTATAAGTTCAAGTCGTTCCATGTTAGCTGGGTCATATTTCTTTTTTAATAGGTGTATTTTCTCATCTATTTTTTCCATATTTTTAATGTGATCAATAGTTTGAGGCATTATATTTATGAAATATTTAAGATCCTTATAAAGTTGACATTCATTTCTTTGTTCAGTTATAGAATGGTGTATTTTTTTACTAATTTCATGTGAAACTTGTGGAAATAGGGGTAGTAATAATAAAGGATTCTTTGTAATGGCTGCTGCTGTAATGTTACTAATGTTTGCAATAAAGTTTTTCAGTGAATTTTTAGTGTCGTTTGTTATGTTTTTTGAGGGTGTTATTTGCTGAATAGTATACAAATGGCGTGACTTTTGTGGAATGATATTCATTGAATAGAGAGATGAAAGATTTATAATCGCATAGCATAATAATTATGTGTAATTTTTTCATGAATAACTCTTTGTATAAATATTTATATTAGTGCTGAATTATATTAGTATGCATCTATTTAATAAGTAAATAAAAAACAAGAAACTTTGTTGTATCTATTTTTTTTGATATATTGCGTATCATTATTAATAATGTTCTACGTGATATATAAAAGGATTTTTTTTATGAAGAAATATTGTCGTATTATTTTTTGTGTAGTTATTTTTTGTGAGACTACTGTTTTTGGTATGGATTCTGGGGTAACAAATTATACGACAGGAAGTAACTATAAAAATACAGAAAAGACATTCAATATAACTGCTTGTTTGTATGGATATAATTTTAAGGATATAATTGATCAAGGAAAAACGGCAGAGATATCGTGTTGTAATAAGTTTATCTTTGATTGCTGCGCAAAAAAATTAAAAAATGATAATTTTCTTGTGCCATTTTTTACTGACAAACAAAAAGAATATGCATTGTTGTGGGCAACACAAAGACGTTCATATCCAAAAGTAAAAGAGTTGATCAGTGTATATAATGTTAATCCTAATGCAGATAATCCTTTAAAGCTTTCCCCTTTAACCATTGCGCTGCACAATGAAGATTATCAGATGGTGCAGATTTTAGCGGATAAGGATTGTAGAGTGAATAATGCCGCTGAAATACCAGGTTCTATTATTGCAATATATACTAAAGACTATAAAGCTTTACAGAAATGCATTGATAGTAATTGCTTTAATCCAATGTATATATGTGAAGATTGGAATAACAATAATGTTTTGCATATTGCTGCAAGCCTAGGCGATATAGGTATTTGTAAAATACTTCTTGATCAAAAAGCAATCGCTGCTCAAGTCAATTGTGTAAATAACAAAGGAGATTCTCCTCTTGCTATTGCATTGCAGAATCGACATTGGGAGGTTGCTAATCTTTTTGTTCGGTATTCAGATTTGTCACAACATTTAGAAAATATTAAAACATTATTTTTTCTTGCATGTAAAGAAAACAATGTAAAAGCTATTATGCTCATGAAAAAATATCAATTGGATAATATGATAAATGTGTGCAATAAGGATGGAGATTCTCTTTTACACATTGCTGTACAACATGGTAGCGCTGAAGTTGTTGCTGCATTAGTGTGTATGTCTGGAATTAATATTAATGCTATTAATAAGCAAAATAAAGCTCCTCTTGATTTGGCTCAGCACAATAGCAAAATTTCCGAACTATTAAAGACACATGGCGGTTTACTAGGTAAAAATATGGTTAAATAATTTTCATTGGTGTGTATGAAAAAAAAGATATTGTTATATTGTTTATATGACTATTCTTAAAAAATGTATTCAATATTGAAGATGGTTCTCATGAAGAACTTCTTGAACAAAATGGTCTTTATAAAAAAATATGGGAAGCGCAAATTGGCGGATTTTTATTTGATGATCAAGTAGTGCAAACTTAATTATTTTTTTAGTATAGGTAATTTTAATAATATGATTTTTTATTATTAATGTTCAAAAAAACAGTAAAGTTTAGATTTCTTTATAAAGAGCTGCACAGTATGCGTCTTCTTCTTCTCTATGGGGCATATGTGTACTATGTTCAAAGATAATTAATCGGCTGTTTGGTATCTTTTTGTGTAATAGTTGCATATACTCTGGTGTCATTGTATCTAATCTTCCTGCTGTCAGTAGCACGGGTAATTGTAATGTATGCAATAAGGGGATAAGATTGAGATTTATCAAATTTCCTGTTGCTGAAAATTCATTGGGTCCCCACATCTCATTTGATATTTTTTTGTTAAAAGTGAGGGTATTAAAAATAGAAGAATCTTTACTAAAGATAAAATTTTTAAAAAAAACGGAACAAACGGTTTGATATTCTAGATTATCTAAGGTTCCGTTATATTCATTAGTGTGTATAATTTCATATATATTTTTACTTTGAGCTAATTGCTTATAGTTTTCTATCAAATGAGGTGTGCTGATATAGGGGCTCGCAAGTATTAATTTTTCTACGTGTGATTCGTTTTTTAATGTGTATGATGTGGCAATTGCCGCACCCCATGAATAACCAAATAATATGATTTTATCAAGATTCAGTCTATCAATTAGTATTGTAAATTCATCAACATAATGTTCCAGTGTCCATTGTATGCAAATGTCATCCTTAAGTAAGGATTTACCACATCCAGATTGA
The DNA window shown above is from Candidatus Babeliales bacterium and carries:
- a CDS encoding ankyrin repeat domain-containing protein, translated to MKKYCRIIFCVVIFCETTVFGMDSGVTNYTTGSNYKNTEKTFNITACLYGYNFKDIIDQGKTAEISCCNKFIFDCCAKKLKNDNFLVPFFTDKQKEYALLWATQRRSYPKVKELISVYNVNPNADNPLKLSPLTIALHNEDYQMVQILADKDCRVNNAAEIPGSIIAIYTKDYKALQKCIDSNCFNPMYICEDWNNNNVLHIAASLGDIGICKILLDQKAIAAQVNCVNNKGDSPLAIALQNRHWEVANLFVRYSDLSQHLENIKTLFFLACKENNVKAIMLMKKYQLDNMINVCNKDGDSLLHIAVQHGSAEVVAALVCMSGININAINKQNKAPLDLAQHNSKISELLKTHGGLLGKNMVK
- a CDS encoding proline iminopeptidase-family hydrolase, encoding MTSLLNGLNWTKKFFSLKLTVAIILTIIPEIGLSHMEPLQLQQHYLDFEYCTLWAQTWFTSQTKHKTPIIFIHGGPGLESGYIINLKQLAYNQPCIFYDQSGCGKSLLKDDICIQWTLEHYVDEFTILIDRLNLDKIILFGYSWGAAIATSYTLKNESHVEKLILASPYISTPHLIENYKQLAQSKNIYEIIHTNEYNGTLDNLEYQTVCSVFFKNFIFSKDSSIFNTLTFNKKISNEMWGPNEFSATGNLINLNLIPLLHTLQLPVLLTAGRLDTMTPEYMQLLHKKIPNSRLIIFEHSTHMPHREEEDAYCAALYKEI